One stretch of Xiphophorus hellerii strain 12219 chromosome 21, Xiphophorus_hellerii-4.1, whole genome shotgun sequence DNA includes these proteins:
- the map3k15 gene encoding mitogen-activated protein kinase kinase kinase 15 isoform X1 codes for MDQGQSAQVADMAGEHAAGVCASERGEVSSPSPPAKQRSLRVVYVLNDGLKAVMASSPESGALQCLQRACDAESALLTTVTFGRLDFGETAVLDSFYDADIAVVDMSDVFRQPSLFYHLGVRESFDMANNVILYHDTDPDTAQSLKDMVAQKNTASRSPALGFPYWIQLPPEYRGSGLRNKASSGNYYFIPYIVTPNHEYMCCESDAQRRASEYMQPSWDNLLGPLCVPLTDRFTSLLKDIHVTSCASFKDTLLNDIRKAREKYQGEELAKELARIKLRMDNTEVLTQDIVMNLLFSYRDIQDYDAMVKLVETLETLPTCDLATQPMIQFHYAFALNRRNSPGDREQALRVMLQVLQTSEHPAPDMFCLCGRIYKDIFLDSDCKDTVNRDNAIQWYRKGFELQPTLYSGINLAVLLIVAGQQFESSIELRKIGVRLNSLLGRKGSLEKMNNYWDVGQFFTVSMLASDIPKATQAAEKLFKLKPPLWYLRSVVQNLQLIQRFKKQAVEHSPQRERLDFWMDIIVEATQGTTKRLRFPVLILEPTKVYQPSYVSINNEAEEKHVSIWHVSPVESKGIHEWNFTATSIKGISISKFDERCCFLYVHDNSDDFQIYFSTEEQCGRFCSLVKEMISDGTGNAVELEGEGDGDTLEYEYDTDENGDRVVLGRGTYGVVYAGRDLSNQVRIAIKEIPERDSRYSQPLHEEIALHKYLKHRNIVQYLGSVSENRYIKIFMEQVPGGSLSALLRSKWGPLKEATIIFYTRQILEGLRYLHENQIVHRDIKGDNVLVNTYSGVLKISDFGTSKRLAGVNPCTETFTGTLQYMAPEIIDKGPRGYGAPADIWSLGCTIIEMATGKPPFHELGEPQAAMFKVGMFKIHPEIPESLSLEAKSFILRCFEPDPNKRPIAADLLRDIFLRQTTKGKKSKIAFKPSDYIHSVSIPAQQQGEAAGSSSSEHGSVSPDCDSKHDVFFQRKRTSGSENLKTSSSNYLSVPDESSVSEDRSVPPSPEDRDSGLFLLKKDSERRAILYKVLNDDQEKVISNLKENHIQGSEELLLSMEHIKQIICILRDFIHSPERRVMAATISKLKLDLDFDSNSINQIQLVLFGFQDSVNKVLRNHHIKPHWMFAMDNIIRRAVQAAITILIPELQTHFGPASECEGAEKDDEVDEEEAVFSPVLAPTSDEPGTTPDPVLSSTSTVNSSHTEEHQRSHVPLGAQLGRLKQETNRLLEELLQKEREYQHVLKATLQQRTHDLELIRVRHRPPDVSPPSILHGPADHEPDKQLTDWLKEQGADPDTIDKFVMEEYTLSDILREVNKDDLRSLRLRGGVLCRIWRAIQRHRERERLTADKHSKGEV; via the exons ATGGATCAGGGTCAGAGCGCGCAGGTCGCCGATATGGCGGGGGAACACGCAGCCGGGGTGTGCGCGTCCGAGCGCGGCGAGGTGTCCAGCCCCAGCCCGCCGGCCAAGCAGCGCTCCCTGCGGGTTGTTTACGTCCTGAACGACGGGCTGAAGGCGGTGATGGCCAGCAGCCCGGAGTCCGGGGCGCTGCAGTGCCTGCAGAGAGCCTGCGACGCGGAGAGCGCCCTGCTCACCACCGTCACCTTCGGACGGCTGGATTTTGGAGAGACGGCGGTGCTGGACAGCTTCTACGACGCAG ATATCGCCGTCGTTGACATGAGCGACGTGTTTCGGCAGCCATCGCTGTTTTACCACCTGGGTGTGAGGGAAAGCTTCGACATGGCCAACAACGTCATCCTGTACCATGACACCGACCCGGACACGGCCCAGTCGCTGAAG GACATGGttgcacagaaaaacaca GCCAGTCGTTCTCCAGCATTAGGCTTCCCTTATTGGATTCAGCTGCCTCCAGAGTACCGAGGCTCTGGACTGAGAAATAAA GCTTCCAGCGGTAATTACTACTTCATTCCATACATTGTGACTCCTAACCATGAGTATATGTGCTGTGAGAGCGATGCACAGCGCAGGGCTAGCGAGTACATGCAGCCCAGCTGGGACAACTTGTTGGGGCCGCTGTGCGTCCCCTTGACAGACCGCTTCACCAGCCTCCTGAAGGACATCCATGTGACATCATG cGCATCTTTTAAGGACACCTTGCTGAATGACATCCGGAAAGCCAGGGAGAAGTATCAGGGAGAGGAGCTGGCCAAGGAGCTGGCCCGAATCAAACTCAGGATGGACAACACCGAGGTCCTAACGCAGGACATCGTCATGAACCTGCTGTTTTCCTACAGAGACATACAG GATTATGATGCTATGGTTAAGCTTGTGGAGACTCTAGAGACGCTGCCTACTTGTGATCTGGCAACCCAACCGATGATCCAGTTCCACTACGCCTTTGCTCTCAATAG GAGGAACAGTCCTGGAGACCGGGAGCAGGCTCTCAGAGTGATGCTCCAGGTGCTGCAGACGAGCGAACATCCCGCCCCGGACATGTTCTGCCTCTGTGGTCGGATCTACAAGGACATTTTCCTCGACTCGGACTGCAAAGACACTGTAAACAGAGATAATGCCATACAGTG GTACAGAAAGGGCTTTGAACTGCAGCCCACTCTCTACTCTGGCATCAACCTGGCTGTCCTCCTCATCGTCGCTGGCCAGCAGTTTGAGAGCTCCATTGAACTGAGAAAAATAG gtgtgAGATTAAACAGCCTGCTGGGGCGTAAAGGTTCCCTGGAGAAAATGAACAACTACTGGGACGTGGGCCAGTTCTTCACCGTTAGCATGCTAGCTAGCGATATTCCCAAAGCTACTCAAGCGGCTGAGAAGCTGTTCAAACTGAAGCCACCGCTATG GTATTTGCGGTCAGTGGTGCAGAacctgcagctgatccagaggTTTAAAAAGCAGGCGGTGGAGCATTCGCCCCAAAGAGAAAGACTTGACTTCTGGATGGACATCATTGTGGAGGCAACTCAGGGAACCACCAAGAGACTGCGGTTTCCT gTTTTGATTTTGGAGCCAACAAAAGTTTACCAGCCTTCCTATGTGTCCATAAACAATGAAGCTGAAGAGAAGCATGTTTCCATCTGGCATGTCTCTCCTGTTGAAAGC AAGGGAATCCATGAGTGGAACTTCACTGCAACGTCCATTAAAGGCATTAG TATTAGCAAATTTGACGAGCGCTGCTGCTTCCTTTACGTCCATGACAACTCTGACGACTTCCAGATCTATTTCTCCACCGAGGAGCAGTGCGGTCG GTTCTGCTCCCTGGTGAAAGAGATGATCTCTGATGGTACAGGGAACGCTGTGGAGCTGGAAGGAGAGGGGGATGGAGACACGCTGGAG TATGAATATGACACGGACGAGAACGGAGACAGGGTGGTGCTGGGCCGGGGCACTTATGGAGTGGTGTATGCTGGGAGGGACCTGAGCAACCAGGTCCGGATCGCTATTAAAGAGATCCCTGAAAGAGACAGCAG ATACTCGCAGCCACTTCATGAAGAAATCGCCCTTCACAAGTACCTGAAGCACAGGAACATCGTTCAGTATTTGGGCTCGGTTTCTGAGAACAGATACATCAAGATCTTCATGGAACAAGTGCCTGGAG gaaGCTTGTCTGCTTTGCTGAGGTCAAAATGGGGACCTTTGAAAGAAGCGACGATCATTTTCTACACCAGACAGATCCTGGAGGGGCTGCGGTACCTGCATGAGAACCAGATTGTCCACAGAGATATAAAG GGAGACAATGTGTTGGTAAATACCTACAGCGGCGTCTTGAAGATCTCTGACTTTGGAACCTCGAAACGCCTGGCTGGAGTAAATCCCTGCACAGAAACGTTTACAG GTACTCTGCAGTACATGGCTCCAGAGATCATTGATAAGGGCCCTCGAGGTTACGGCGCCCCGGCTGACATCTGGTCTCTGGGATGCACCATCATAGAAATGGCCACTGGGAAACCTCCGTTTCACGAGCTCGGAGAGCCACAGGCAGCCATGTTTAAG GTGGGAATGTTTAAAATCCACCCAGAGATTCCTGAATCTCTATCTCTAGAAGCAAAGTCCTTCATCCTGCGCTGCTTCGAGCCCGATCCTAATAAGAGACCCATCGCTGCAGATCTGCTCAGGGACATTTTCCTCAGGCAAACCACGAAgggcaaaaaaagcaaaattgcCTTCAAGCCATCAG actACATCCACAGCGTTTCCATCCCAGCGCAGCAGCAGGGCGAAGCTgccggcagcagcagcagcgaacACGGCTCAGTGAGTCCAGACTGCGACTCCAAACATGACGTTTTCTTCCAGAGGAAGAGAACCTCTGGCTCTGAAAACCTCAAAACCTCCAGCTCCAACTACCTAAG TGTCCCAGATGAGAGTTCAGTCTCAGAGGACCGCAGTGTCCCGCCCTCACCGGAGGACAGGGACAGCGGCCTCTTCCTCCTGAAGAAGGACAGTGAGAGGCGAGCTATCCTCTACAAGGTCCTGAATGACGACCAGGAGAAGGTCATCTCCAACCTGAAGGAGAACCACATCCAG GGCAGcgaggagctgctgctctctatggagcacaTCAAGCAGATCATCTGCATCCTGCGGGACTTTATTCACTCTCCGGAAAGACGCGTCATGGCGGCCACCATCTCCAAACTCAAACTGGATCTGGACTTCGACTCTAACTCCATCAACCAGATCCAGCTGGTGCTTTTTGGCTTTCAGGACTCG GTGAACAAGGTTCTGCGAAATCATCACATCAAACCTCACTGGATGTTTGCCATGGATAACATCATCCGCAGAGCCGTACAGGCCGCCATCACCATCCTCATTCCAG AGCTGCAGACCCACTTTGGACCAGCCTCGGAGTGTGAGGGGGCAGAGAAGGACGACGAGGTGGATGAAGAGGAAGCCGTGTTCAGTCCCGTTTTGGCTCCAACCTCAGACGAGCCGGGAACCACGCCGGACCCCGTCCTCAGCAGCACCAGTACGGTGAACTCCAGCCACACCGAGGAGCATCAGCGCTCGCATGTTCCTCTCGGCGCCCAGCTGGGGCGGCTCAAGCAGGAGACCAACAG
- the map3k15 gene encoding mitogen-activated protein kinase kinase kinase 15 isoform X2 — protein sequence MDQGQSAQVADMAGEHAAGVCASERGEVSSPSPPAKQRSLRVVYVLNDGLKAVMASSPESGALQCLQRACDAESALLTTVTFGRLDFGETAVLDSFYDADIAVVDMSDVFRQPSLFYHLGVRESFDMANNVILYHDTDPDTAQSLKDMVAQKNTASSGNYYFIPYIVTPNHEYMCCESDAQRRASEYMQPSWDNLLGPLCVPLTDRFTSLLKDIHVTSCASFKDTLLNDIRKAREKYQGEELAKELARIKLRMDNTEVLTQDIVMNLLFSYRDIQDYDAMVKLVETLETLPTCDLATQPMIQFHYAFALNRRNSPGDREQALRVMLQVLQTSEHPAPDMFCLCGRIYKDIFLDSDCKDTVNRDNAIQWYRKGFELQPTLYSGINLAVLLIVAGQQFESSIELRKIGVRLNSLLGRKGSLEKMNNYWDVGQFFTVSMLASDIPKATQAAEKLFKLKPPLWYLRSVVQNLQLIQRFKKQAVEHSPQRERLDFWMDIIVEATQGTTKRLRFPVLILEPTKVYQPSYVSINNEAEEKHVSIWHVSPVESKGIHEWNFTATSIKGISISKFDERCCFLYVHDNSDDFQIYFSTEEQCGRFCSLVKEMISDGTGNAVELEGEGDGDTLEYEYDTDENGDRVVLGRGTYGVVYAGRDLSNQVRIAIKEIPERDSRYSQPLHEEIALHKYLKHRNIVQYLGSVSENRYIKIFMEQVPGGSLSALLRSKWGPLKEATIIFYTRQILEGLRYLHENQIVHRDIKGDNVLVNTYSGVLKISDFGTSKRLAGVNPCTETFTGTLQYMAPEIIDKGPRGYGAPADIWSLGCTIIEMATGKPPFHELGEPQAAMFKVGMFKIHPEIPESLSLEAKSFILRCFEPDPNKRPIAADLLRDIFLRQTTKGKKSKIAFKPSDYIHSVSIPAQQQGEAAGSSSSEHGSVSPDCDSKHDVFFQRKRTSGSENLKTSSSNYLSVPDESSVSEDRSVPPSPEDRDSGLFLLKKDSERRAILYKVLNDDQEKVISNLKENHIQGSEELLLSMEHIKQIICILRDFIHSPERRVMAATISKLKLDLDFDSNSINQIQLVLFGFQDSVNKVLRNHHIKPHWMFAMDNIIRRAVQAAITILIPELQTHFGPASECEGAEKDDEVDEEEAVFSPVLAPTSDEPGTTPDPVLSSTSTVNSSHTEEHQRSHVPLGAQLGRLKQETNRLLEELLQKEREYQHVLKATLQQRTHDLELIRVRHRPPDVSPPSILHGPADHEPDKQLTDWLKEQGADPDTIDKFVMEEYTLSDILREVNKDDLRSLRLRGGVLCRIWRAIQRHRERERLTADKHSKGEV from the exons ATGGATCAGGGTCAGAGCGCGCAGGTCGCCGATATGGCGGGGGAACACGCAGCCGGGGTGTGCGCGTCCGAGCGCGGCGAGGTGTCCAGCCCCAGCCCGCCGGCCAAGCAGCGCTCCCTGCGGGTTGTTTACGTCCTGAACGACGGGCTGAAGGCGGTGATGGCCAGCAGCCCGGAGTCCGGGGCGCTGCAGTGCCTGCAGAGAGCCTGCGACGCGGAGAGCGCCCTGCTCACCACCGTCACCTTCGGACGGCTGGATTTTGGAGAGACGGCGGTGCTGGACAGCTTCTACGACGCAG ATATCGCCGTCGTTGACATGAGCGACGTGTTTCGGCAGCCATCGCTGTTTTACCACCTGGGTGTGAGGGAAAGCTTCGACATGGCCAACAACGTCATCCTGTACCATGACACCGACCCGGACACGGCCCAGTCGCTGAAG GACATGGttgcacagaaaaacaca GCTTCCAGCGGTAATTACTACTTCATTCCATACATTGTGACTCCTAACCATGAGTATATGTGCTGTGAGAGCGATGCACAGCGCAGGGCTAGCGAGTACATGCAGCCCAGCTGGGACAACTTGTTGGGGCCGCTGTGCGTCCCCTTGACAGACCGCTTCACCAGCCTCCTGAAGGACATCCATGTGACATCATG cGCATCTTTTAAGGACACCTTGCTGAATGACATCCGGAAAGCCAGGGAGAAGTATCAGGGAGAGGAGCTGGCCAAGGAGCTGGCCCGAATCAAACTCAGGATGGACAACACCGAGGTCCTAACGCAGGACATCGTCATGAACCTGCTGTTTTCCTACAGAGACATACAG GATTATGATGCTATGGTTAAGCTTGTGGAGACTCTAGAGACGCTGCCTACTTGTGATCTGGCAACCCAACCGATGATCCAGTTCCACTACGCCTTTGCTCTCAATAG GAGGAACAGTCCTGGAGACCGGGAGCAGGCTCTCAGAGTGATGCTCCAGGTGCTGCAGACGAGCGAACATCCCGCCCCGGACATGTTCTGCCTCTGTGGTCGGATCTACAAGGACATTTTCCTCGACTCGGACTGCAAAGACACTGTAAACAGAGATAATGCCATACAGTG GTACAGAAAGGGCTTTGAACTGCAGCCCACTCTCTACTCTGGCATCAACCTGGCTGTCCTCCTCATCGTCGCTGGCCAGCAGTTTGAGAGCTCCATTGAACTGAGAAAAATAG gtgtgAGATTAAACAGCCTGCTGGGGCGTAAAGGTTCCCTGGAGAAAATGAACAACTACTGGGACGTGGGCCAGTTCTTCACCGTTAGCATGCTAGCTAGCGATATTCCCAAAGCTACTCAAGCGGCTGAGAAGCTGTTCAAACTGAAGCCACCGCTATG GTATTTGCGGTCAGTGGTGCAGAacctgcagctgatccagaggTTTAAAAAGCAGGCGGTGGAGCATTCGCCCCAAAGAGAAAGACTTGACTTCTGGATGGACATCATTGTGGAGGCAACTCAGGGAACCACCAAGAGACTGCGGTTTCCT gTTTTGATTTTGGAGCCAACAAAAGTTTACCAGCCTTCCTATGTGTCCATAAACAATGAAGCTGAAGAGAAGCATGTTTCCATCTGGCATGTCTCTCCTGTTGAAAGC AAGGGAATCCATGAGTGGAACTTCACTGCAACGTCCATTAAAGGCATTAG TATTAGCAAATTTGACGAGCGCTGCTGCTTCCTTTACGTCCATGACAACTCTGACGACTTCCAGATCTATTTCTCCACCGAGGAGCAGTGCGGTCG GTTCTGCTCCCTGGTGAAAGAGATGATCTCTGATGGTACAGGGAACGCTGTGGAGCTGGAAGGAGAGGGGGATGGAGACACGCTGGAG TATGAATATGACACGGACGAGAACGGAGACAGGGTGGTGCTGGGCCGGGGCACTTATGGAGTGGTGTATGCTGGGAGGGACCTGAGCAACCAGGTCCGGATCGCTATTAAAGAGATCCCTGAAAGAGACAGCAG ATACTCGCAGCCACTTCATGAAGAAATCGCCCTTCACAAGTACCTGAAGCACAGGAACATCGTTCAGTATTTGGGCTCGGTTTCTGAGAACAGATACATCAAGATCTTCATGGAACAAGTGCCTGGAG gaaGCTTGTCTGCTTTGCTGAGGTCAAAATGGGGACCTTTGAAAGAAGCGACGATCATTTTCTACACCAGACAGATCCTGGAGGGGCTGCGGTACCTGCATGAGAACCAGATTGTCCACAGAGATATAAAG GGAGACAATGTGTTGGTAAATACCTACAGCGGCGTCTTGAAGATCTCTGACTTTGGAACCTCGAAACGCCTGGCTGGAGTAAATCCCTGCACAGAAACGTTTACAG GTACTCTGCAGTACATGGCTCCAGAGATCATTGATAAGGGCCCTCGAGGTTACGGCGCCCCGGCTGACATCTGGTCTCTGGGATGCACCATCATAGAAATGGCCACTGGGAAACCTCCGTTTCACGAGCTCGGAGAGCCACAGGCAGCCATGTTTAAG GTGGGAATGTTTAAAATCCACCCAGAGATTCCTGAATCTCTATCTCTAGAAGCAAAGTCCTTCATCCTGCGCTGCTTCGAGCCCGATCCTAATAAGAGACCCATCGCTGCAGATCTGCTCAGGGACATTTTCCTCAGGCAAACCACGAAgggcaaaaaaagcaaaattgcCTTCAAGCCATCAG actACATCCACAGCGTTTCCATCCCAGCGCAGCAGCAGGGCGAAGCTgccggcagcagcagcagcgaacACGGCTCAGTGAGTCCAGACTGCGACTCCAAACATGACGTTTTCTTCCAGAGGAAGAGAACCTCTGGCTCTGAAAACCTCAAAACCTCCAGCTCCAACTACCTAAG TGTCCCAGATGAGAGTTCAGTCTCAGAGGACCGCAGTGTCCCGCCCTCACCGGAGGACAGGGACAGCGGCCTCTTCCTCCTGAAGAAGGACAGTGAGAGGCGAGCTATCCTCTACAAGGTCCTGAATGACGACCAGGAGAAGGTCATCTCCAACCTGAAGGAGAACCACATCCAG GGCAGcgaggagctgctgctctctatggagcacaTCAAGCAGATCATCTGCATCCTGCGGGACTTTATTCACTCTCCGGAAAGACGCGTCATGGCGGCCACCATCTCCAAACTCAAACTGGATCTGGACTTCGACTCTAACTCCATCAACCAGATCCAGCTGGTGCTTTTTGGCTTTCAGGACTCG GTGAACAAGGTTCTGCGAAATCATCACATCAAACCTCACTGGATGTTTGCCATGGATAACATCATCCGCAGAGCCGTACAGGCCGCCATCACCATCCTCATTCCAG AGCTGCAGACCCACTTTGGACCAGCCTCGGAGTGTGAGGGGGCAGAGAAGGACGACGAGGTGGATGAAGAGGAAGCCGTGTTCAGTCCCGTTTTGGCTCCAACCTCAGACGAGCCGGGAACCACGCCGGACCCCGTCCTCAGCAGCACCAGTACGGTGAACTCCAGCCACACCGAGGAGCATCAGCGCTCGCATGTTCCTCTCGGCGCCCAGCTGGGGCGGCTCAAGCAGGAGACCAACAG